The following proteins are encoded in a genomic region of Chiroxiphia lanceolata isolate bChiLan1 chromosome 18, bChiLan1.pri, whole genome shotgun sequence:
- the ABCB9 gene encoding ATP-binding cassette sub-family B member 9 produces MRAWKAVASTLALSGADVVVTTLLYTHGQGGRNVLQDLRHFNIFNSLLDIWGGCLYRSCVLLGAAIGVATNTAYGPRRLKASRTFIAVVCLLMGIYMMVKLLLYSEVRKTIRDPWFWGLFAWTYVALAATFGLWQLLACVTSSREALGPGSESRAEVEESCDGGVPRDKREEAAGPTIHKLLSYTKPDAFFLGVASFFLVVAALGETFLPYYTGLAIDGIVVQKSMDRFSTAVLVMSLLAIGSSFAAGIRGGVFTLIFARLNIRLRNCLFRSLVSQEMSFFDENRTGDVISRLTSDTTIVSDLVSQNINIFLRNVVKATGVIFFMFSLSWKLSLVTFMGFPIIMLVSDVYGKYYQKLSKDVQSALAKANNTAEETISAMKTVRSFANEETEANVYWQKLQQVYKLNKREALAYTYYVWSSGLTLLVVQVSILYYGGHLVISGQMTSGNLISFIIYEFVLGDCMESIGSVYSGLMQGVGAAEKVFEFIDRKPTMVHDGSLAPDHVDGKVEFRNVTFSYRTRSATQVLQNVSFTLHPGKVTALVGPSGSGKSSCVNILENFYPLQDGQVLLDGRPINMYDHKYLHSVISLVSQEPVLFARSIADNISYGLTSASFESVVQAAQKANAHTFITELQDGYHTEAGEKGAQLSGGQKQRVAIARALIRAPPILILDEATSALDAESEHAIQQAIYGDLQNHTVLVIAHRLSTVERAHNIIVLDKGRVVQQGSHKELMEEGGLYSKLVQRQILGLEGGGTDSRQPAARGDSSKEEEFRIDHSLPAVAQDDYNSTAHK; encoded by the exons ATGCGCGCCTGGAAGGCGGTGGCCAGCACGCTGGCGCTCAGCGGGGCCGATGTGGTGGTCACCACCCTGCTCTACACCCACGGCCAGGGAGGCCGGAACGTCCTGCAGGACCTGCGACACTTCAACATCTTCAACTCGCTGCTGGACATCTGGGGGGGCTGCCTGTACCGCAGCTGTGTGCTCCTGGGGGCCGCCATCGGCGTGGCCACCAACACTGCCTATGGCCCCCGGCGCCTCAAGGCATCGCGGACCTTCATCGCCGTTGTCTGCCTCCTCATGGGCATCTACATGAtggtgaagctgctgctctACTCAGAGGTGCGGAAGACCATCCGGGACCCCTGGTTCTGGGGGCTCTTTGCCTGGACCTACGTGGCGCTGGCGGCCACCTTCGGGCTGTGGCAGCTGTTGGCCTGTGTCACCTCGTCCCGCGAGGCACTGGGGCCTGGCTCCGAGTCCCGCGCCGAGGTGGAGGAGAGCTGTGATGGGGGCGTCCCGAGGGACAAGCGGGAGGAGGCAGCCGGTCCCACCATCCATAAGCTGCTGTCCTACACCAAGCCGGATGCCTTCTTCCTGGGTGTCGCCTCCTTCTTCCTCGTCGTGGCTGCACTGG GAGAGACCTTCCTGCCCTACTACACGGGGCTGGCCATCGACGGCATCGTGGTGCAGAAGAGCATGGACCGGTTCTCCACGGCAGTGCTGGTCATGTCGCTGCTCGCCATAGGAAG CTCATTTGCCGCAGGTATCCGGGGCGGCGTTTTCACGCTCATATTTGCAAGGCTGAACATCCGCCTTCGCAACTGCCTCTTCAGGTCGCTGGTGTCTCAGGAGATGAGTTTCTTTGATGAGAATCGCACAG gggaTGTCATCTCCCGCCTGACCTCGGACACGACCATCGTGAGCGACTTGGTCTCCCAGAACATCAACATCTTCCTCCGCAACGTGGTGAAGGCCACAGGGGTGATCTTCTTCATGTTCAGCCTCTCCTGGAAGCTCTCACTTGTCACCTTCATGGGCTTCCCCATCATCATGCTGGTGTCTGATGTCTATGGGAAGTACTACCAG AAGCTCTCCAAAGATGTGCAGAGTGCCCTGGCCAAGGCCAACAACACGGCCGAGGAGACCATCTCTGCCATGAAGACCGTCCGCAGTTTCGCCAACGAGGAGACGGAGGCGAACGTGTACtggcagaagctgcagcaggTTTACAAGCTCAACAAGAGGGAGGCCTTGGCTTACACCTACTACGTCTGGTCCAGCGGG cTGACCCTCCTGGTGGTCCAGGTCAGCATCCTTTACTACGGCGGGCACCTTGTGATCTCGGGGCAAATGACAAGTGGAAACCTGATATCCTTCATCATTTACGAGTTTGTCTTGGGAGATTGCATGGAG TCCATCGGCTCCGTGTACAGCGGGCTGATGCAgggggtgggagctgctgagaaGGTGTTTGAGTTCATCGACCGCAAGCCCACGATGGTGCACGACGGGTCCCTGGCCCCGGATCACGTGGATGGCAAGGTGGAGTTCAGGAACGTGACGTTTTCCTACCGCACTCGCTCCGCCACGCAGGTCCTCCAG AACGTGTCCTTCACCCTCCACCCCGGCAAAGTGACGGCACTGGTGGGTCCTTCGGGGAGTGGGAAGAGCTCCTGTGTCAACATCCTGGAGAACTTCTACCCTCTGCAAGAcgggcaggtgctgctggacgGGCGTCCCATTAACATGTACGATCACAAGTACCTGCACTCCGTG atCTCCCTGGTGAGCCAGGAGCCCGTGCTGTTTGCCCGCTCCATTGCAGATAATATTTCATATGGCTTAACTTCAGCCTCCTTCGAGTCAGTGGTTCAGGCTGCCCAGAAGGCCAACGCACACACCTTCATCACGGAGCTCCAGGACGGCTACCACACAG AGGCAGGTGAGAAAGGGGCTCAGCTGTCAGGTGGCCAGAAGCAGAGAGTGGCAATTGCCAGGGCCTTGATCCGAGCCCCTCCCATCCTAATCCTGGATGAAGCCACGAGCGCGCTGGATGCAGAGAGCGAACACGCG ATTCAGCAGGCGATTTACGGCGACTTGCAGAACCACACGGTGCTTGTCATCGCTCACAGGCTGAGCACTGTGGAGAGGGCACACAACATCATTGTGCTGGACAAGGGCCGCGTGGTGCAGCAGGGCTCGCACAAGGAGCTGATGGAAGAAGGAGGCCTTTATTCCAAGCTGGTCCAGAGACAgatcctggggctggaggggggcgGCACGGACAGTCGCCAGCCTGCAGCCCGGGGGGATTCTTCCAAGGAGGAAGAGTTCAGGATAGACCATTCCCTGCCGGCCGTGGCACAGGACGATTACAACAGCACGGCCCACAAGTGA